AGTTTGAGCTTCTCATTGGACAATCTGTTGTTCACCTTCAGTTTggaatctactccctccgttcctaaatacttgtcatggttttagtgtaaattgacaagtatttaggaatggagggagtatataagtTCACGGGCGCTGGTAAAAAAGGTAGCGTGTTCAGACTTTCAGAGCGAGCTCAGTATAGGTGCATGCAGAGCCATGTCGATGCATCGGGAAGACGAGGGTAGTCCTCTTTATCCGGTCCGTCGCCTCCCCTTCCGGTACATGGACTGCCTCGCCTCAGCTATAAAAGCGGCTGGATGCGGTGCAAGTCGGCGAGGAACTCCACCATGGTTCGCACTATCATATCTGCGTAATGCCATCTCATTGGGTGGGAGATACAGGAGCGACCACGTTCGTTCGCTCCGCCGTTGGCTGAGCCCGCGCCTCTGAGGGGTCTTCATGCAGgctctccgcctccgcctcagcctcaacctcagctgcctccgcctcagtCGAGGATTCTGCCGTTCACCGTCGACGAGGCTCCGGCGGCAAAACGGTGTCGAGAAATGTCCACGAGATATCACGATGATCGTGATTGCGTTCCTTAAATccccttcttgttcttcttcattgCCTTAACTACCTCCACCACCATAAGCACCTTCCTCTTTTCTCCTCCCGAAAACACCGGCTCCTCTTGTTGTCCCGGGCGGCGCACCTCGCCTTCTTCGGCGTGGCGCTGCTCATGGATGATGTTCCCGACATATCAGGGCGCTACATGATCTTGTTGATAACGATCTGATGTGTGTACCTTGTATTAAATGTAGAATATCTTGTATGCAATGCAATGTAATGTGGTCGATCTTGTATGAAATGTAGCAGACATTGCATGCAATGAATAAAATTCAGATTGGTTTAATGTTTCCCTGCGATTTAAATTAAAATTATATTGGCTGACTCTAACGTTGACAGAAAAAGACGTCAgctgtaactttttttttctcatataAGAACCATCATTGACGTTTCTTGTTCAAAGATAACCAACTTTGACGCTTCTTTAGGCCCAATAGAGTCAGCAAAAATACCCTGTTATGGCCAACGAGGCTCGGAGAAGACTATTCCTGACACGTGTCCTAGAAGAAGCGTCGGTAGGTTTTTCCATACTTCTGATGCTTCTGCACACACGTCAGAAGTTCCCGGGTCATATCTGACATTTGATTAGTGACACGTCCCATTTGCGTCAGACTAGAGGTTTTTTGACACGTCAGAAATAAGTGATTTTGTAATAGTGATGGGATCGTGCCACGTGTTTTGATAGATGACAACTTTGGTTCTGTgtggtggcaactttagttctatATGGTGGAAAGTTTAGTCGGAAACTCTTTTCTACCGGCTCCGCTTGCCGGCAGAATCCATGTGCTGCATGCAACCTGCCAcatgctgacacgtggcatcATACACCATATACCATTAAAACATATCATATACCGTTGACTGACACATGTACAAACACCACATACCATTGACTGATACCATATACCAATAAAAATATCATTCATACTGTATACcaataaaatatatcattGACCCAtcacaaaatataataataagaTGGGCCGGCCTAACACCACGTGCCACCTTCTGCCGGCACCGCTACATAGCGATGCCGGTAGAATCGTCGCTTACCAAGTTTAGTACGTGCTGTTGACAACATTACCCCGTCCGCCAGAAGGCTATGGAGCGAACATTTAGTTTCGTGGGATGGCAACTTTAGTCTATGAGGTGGCATGCAACTTAAGTTCTGTGCGGATGTCATTTTAGCCGTCGCACCATAATTTTGGTCCCTATTCAATTCAATTCCTATTCCTAAGTATGCAATGCTGTCTCTCAACATGTGTGTAGTCCATACGTACCTTGAGCAGTACAGCATGAGCGGATGGGATGTGGTGAAACATGTCGCCGGCTACAAAGCGCACTGTGTTGCCTCCGGCAGCTTCATCTGGGGCGGGAGCGTTTTCGATGACGTGAGGGAGGTCCAAGACGGTGCAGTTGATGTGCGGGAACGCCCTGGCGACGGCAGCCGCGGCCGTGCCGTCAGCCCCGCCGACGTCCACCAGCGAGGTAAGCCCCTCGAAGACGGCGGGGCTCAGCGTGAGGACGGCGTGCATGATGAGTCTTGTGTCCGCGGTCATGCCCTGGTTGAACTCGTCGTTGATGCCGGTGCTGGTTCTGGCCATCTCCCACAGGGCTTGGCCGTGCTCTCGCTCGAAGAAAGACGTGGCGGCTGCGCGCTCGTCGGCGATCCAAGGGTGCATGCCGAAGAAGGGAGTCACGAAGGTCCGGCCCAGGAGGATCGAGATGAAAGGAAGCTGGCCGAAGCTAGGCGCGCCCCCGTTTCCTTCTCCCCTGACGAGCAGACTGGAGGCCCGGGTGAGCGCGTacacggcctcctcctcgtgctcACCGGACGCAGGTTGCTTTCGCTGGTGATGGAAGATGCCGGAGACGGTGAGCACGCGCATGAGCCTGCGGAGGTAGGAGAGGTTGCACGGAGGGaggccggtggcggcgaggagctccgggagggtggcgccgccgccgcagcgggcGATGGCGTCGGGGATGCCCGCGTCCATGGCGCACTTGAGAGCCATCGACTTGATGTAGCCCAGGGCGTGGTGCCACAGCTCCAGCTGGCCCTGGAGCAGCTCCTCCGTGCGCTGCTGCTCTTCCATGGCAGTGCCTCTGTCTATGTGTGTGTGGAATTGCAAAACATGCAAACGTGAGCTACTCCATATAACATGCGGCAGAGTGGTCCAGTTTTGAGCTAAACACTTACGATGTCGGCAGCCAGAATCTTCTGGTGGTGCTGAATATTCGCCGGTCGGTCAATGTCCGTTGTGCGCTAAGGTAGCCCGAGAGGCAGGATGTGCTGTACATGAGAAAAGGTAAGGATTGTTTGGTATGCGCATTACCACCGGTCAGGCTCAAGATTCAAGATATTTGGATGATATTTGGATGATCTGTGTGGAGTTTTGGGTCAGGGTGAACAATCTCGACCTCAAGAGTCAAGATCAACACTTAAACCTACTATTTATATTGTCAGGCATTTTCAAAACCAAAACTCCACACAGATCTgatgtgtgatgacgatgacttggTGATAGGTGATCTGATCTTTGGGGTTCTCGTTCGGCGCAGGCCTTGCATATCGCTCCTCCGAATCGGCGTCTTTTGCTCGCTAGCGAGGGTGGCCGACTGTTTGGCATGGGCCGGCGCGAGCTCACGTGCCTACGGAGGCAGGTCCCCGTTCTTGGGTGCTTGTGGGGGAGTCGGAGTTGACAGCTCAGGAGGAGTGTTTGCGTGATGACGACGATTTCTGCGTGCAACCTCGACGGCAATCTTCTTTCGGCAGCGTGCGTTGAGTGAGTGTGGGTGGTCAGGTCGCCAAGTGTGGTCCTAGTGCGGTCATGTTCCATGACGGTGATTTGGAATTTTGTTACGGTTTTTGCCCGGTTTTTTGTTAATTAATGAGCAAATCtattcttcttaattaatgGATTGAGTCCATCGGACTCCggtctaaaaaaaatattttgcttaaaaatcagacgactgagaaataaccaCACCCTTTATTTAAATTGTTGAGAATATACTCCTGGAGCAAGGTCAGTGACACGTGGCCCTACCCCTCCCCTGTAGATACTCCATGACGTCACATGCACGACCATATTCACACGAAGTTTATCAAAGACCAAAGTTGCTAAGGTAAACAAAGTCACATATGTTTAAATGGTACCCATTTTTGTTAGCTTTGGTCAATTCAGGACAAAGCCTTCACCAAAACTTTAGCTAGCTAAATATATTTGACACAGATGGCAAGCTACCATCCTATATCATATCTATGTACACATACAAGCCATTCCTACTAAGTATTACCtcaaacatgcaagcatcaacAAACCAtcaatttgttcacacctatttactAGGAGTATCTTACACATGTATGTATGCAACTTGCCATGAAGCTATCTTCACTAAGTACTTTTTTCTACTCATACAACCATGTCACATCCCTTATCGTCTTGTGGTCTCTTTGCAGCAAGCCGGTAATAGTTCTACTCAATCACTAAGTTCTTCAACAAGCAAGAAGGTTGTACtcgggaaaaaagaagaaagaaacacaAGGAGGTTGGACGCCGGTGGTAGTGCATGAGATTGGAGGACAACTAGCTTTGGAGTAGGTTGTGAGCTTGAGGAGGATGTTATAGCCCATTGAGTTTTATGCAGCGAACCACCGGTTCATCCAAAAGTTTAAATTGATGAGAAAAAGAGCACAATTCACTTATATTTCAATAGACACACGGTTGTCTGCATCGTGAAGGCAAAAATAGAATTATGATATTGGGAGCATGCACTCTACTCCTTTAATAAAAAAGGGTCTCTTTGGAGTGTAGTTTTGAATAATGACTAGAACTAAGCACAATTGCAGCCATCCTATAAACGCGTAAGAAATAGAGTAAATTATACAAATACATATTTTATGGTTAGGGTTTCACGAAACCATGGTTGACGCTAAttttctcacaaaaccacCACTTTTGAGACATGTCGTGTCAAGAAACCCAAATCTACCAATTTAGTATGCCTTGACAGTGATATCCAATAGATGAGCCCACGTGCAAGTGTTGTGTCATCTCTTAATGAGCTATTTACTCAACTTTTACTCGACCCGTTTTTTATCTCCTCCTAATTCAGGAATTGTATAGGGATTAAGGGCCATCGTAGACACTTACATGTGAAAACATTGTCAAAACCATTAAACTGGAAGTTTTACGTCATTTGAAAAGTCATGTCCCAAGAGCCGTGGTTCTGTGAGATAATTAGTGTCAACGGTGGTTCCGTGAAATGACACAGAATGTGTAGGtctttgaaatttactcaaaaaaaTAGGAACATTTGATAAAAATACAATTTCAACAATCCACTTATGATTCGTTTGCAGATCTATACATAGAGGTAAGAGGTCGCACTCTGAAATATCTAGAGGAGTAATGCTTACTAAGACATGAGTGCCTTCATCAACCACTCTTAGCCGATGAGTGATTTTTCGTACTTATATGGTATACTATTTTATTTGTTGAAGCATATTGATCAGCCCCCAAATCAAGGGTAGAGCTCAATGATAGACCGAAAACCTAGGATAGGCATAATTTTGTAATCACTAAATCCAGCTTCCACGAAGATCCTTTTCCACTCACGCTCCTCCCGCTCGGCCCCGTTGATAAACATGATATACAGATCAAACAAGGCTTGAGTTTCATTGCAGATGTTGTCGCATGGGTTTGATCCAACCACGCTATCTATTATTATCACTTTCCCTCCGCCGTCCCTGATAGGGATTGCCTTTTTGCATTGCCGCAGTATCTTGATGCACTCATCGTCATTCCAATCGTGCAGAATCCACTACAAAACTCAACAaagaaatacggagtactaagcAAATTACTAGCGATATTAATCATAGATGGATATGTGTGTAGTACTTACTAGCGATCACCGTACGTACCTTGAGCAGTACAGCATGAGCGGGTGGGATGTGGTGAAACATGTCGCCGGCTACAAAGCGCACTGTGTTGCCTCCGGCAGCTTCATCTGGGGCAGGAGCGTTTTCGATAACGTGAGGGAGGTCCAAGACGGTGCAGTTGATGTGCGGGAACGCCCTGGCGATGGCAGCCGCGGCCGTGCCGTTAGCCCCGCCGACGTCCACGAGCGAGGTAACCCCCTCGAAGACGTCGGGGCTCAACGTGAGGACGGCGTGCATGATGAGTCTCGTGTCCGCGGTCATGCACTGGTTGAACTCATCGTTGATGCTGGTTGATCTGGTCATCTCCCACAAGGCTTGGCCGTGCTCTCGCTCGAAGAGAGATGTGGCGGCTGCCCTCTCGTCGGCGATCCAAGGGTGCATGCCGAGGAAGGGAGTCATGAAGGTCCGGCACAGCGGGAGCGACATGGCAGGAATCTGGCCGAAGCTAGGCGCCCCCTGGCCGTTTCCGTCTTCGCTGACGAGCAGACGGGAGGCCGGGGTGAGAGCGTACACGGCCTCCTGCTGGCCCTCGCCGGAGGACGCAGGTTgcttttgctgctgctggaagATGCCGGAGATGGTGAGCACGCGCATGAGCCTGCGGACGTAGGAGAGGTTGCACGGAGGGAGTCCGGTGGCGGCAAGGAGGTccgggagggtggcggcgccgtcgcAGCGGGCGATGGCGTCGGGGATGCCCACGTCCAAGGCGCACTTGAGAGCCATCGACTTGATGTAGCCCAGGGCGTGGTGCCACAGCTCCAGCTGGCCCTGGAGCAGCTCCTCAGTGCGCTGCTGCTCTTCCATGGGAGTGCCTCTGTTTCTGTGTGTGGAATTGCAAAACATACAAACGTGAGCTAACTCCATATAACATGCGGCAGAGTGGTCCAATTTGAGCCAACACAGGAAGTGCTGTAGTACACTAGAAGAGGTAAGGATTGTTTGGTATGCGCATTACTACCAGTCAGGCTCAA
This is a stretch of genomic DNA from Brachypodium distachyon strain Bd21 chromosome 1, Brachypodium_distachyon_v3.0, whole genome shotgun sequence. It encodes these proteins:
- the LOC100846894 gene encoding acetylserotonin O-methyltransferase 1; its protein translation is MELAHVCMFCNSTHRNRGTPMEEQQRTEELLQGQLELWHHALGYIKSMALKCALDVGIPDAIARCDGAATLPDLLAATGLPPCNLSYVRRLMRVLTISGIFQQQQKQPASSGEGQQEAVYALTPASRLLVSEDGNGQGAPSFGQIPAMSLPLCRTFMTPFLGMHPWIADERAAATSLFEREHGQALWEMTRSTSINDEFNQCMTADTRLIMHAVLTLSPDVFEGVTSLVDVGGANGTAAAAIARAFPHINCTVLDLPHVIENAPAPDEAAGGNTVRFVAGDMFHHIPPAHAVLLKWILHDWNDDECIKILRQCKKAIPIRDGGGKVIIIDSVVGSNPCDNICNETQALFDLYIMFINGAEREEREWKRIFVEAGFSDYKIMPILGFRSIIELYP
- the LOC100844137 gene encoding acetylserotonin O-methyltransferase 1 — translated: MEEQQRTEELLQGQLELWHHALGYIKSMALKCAMDAGIPDAIARCGGGATLPELLAATGLPPCNLSYLRRLMRVLTVSGIFHHQRKQPASGEHEEEAVYALTRASSLLVRGEGNGGAPSFGQLPFISILLGRTFVTPFFGMHPWIADERAAATSFFEREHGQALWEMARTSTGINDEFNQGMTADTRLIMHAVLTLSPAVFEGLTSLVDVGGADGTAAAAVARAFPHINCTVLDLPHVIENAPAPDEAAGGNTVRFVAGDMFHHIPSAHAVLLKWILHDWNDDECIKILRECKKAIPTRGNGGKVIIIDTVVGSNTCDNICNETQALFDMYIMFINGVEREEREWKRIFLEAGFINYKITSTLGYRSIIEVYP